The Octopus bimaculoides isolate UCB-OBI-ISO-001 chromosome 16, ASM119413v2, whole genome shotgun sequence genome window below encodes:
- the LOC106875947 gene encoding uncharacterized protein LOC106875947: protein MEQQNNSTIAVLAHAGHTTNKIVKLLKLPKATIYHVYKQFKERKIDRKNDSKCNPKFLTGLKCSIEANPPTSMTTLAKKHNVSLSTVFRAVNKNLGMTSYVRHCCHLLSTKAKAIRVERCPKFLSSIKHQGEEKILRFVNEKFTVDTEMNHRNSHMIDTILLTSPLCLRLRILPL, encoded by the coding sequence ATGGAACAACAGAATAATTCCACCATTGCTGTTTTGGCACATGCTGGACACACTACCAATAAAATTGTTAAGTTGTTGAAACTTCCAAAAGCAACAATTTATCATGTGTATAagcaatttaaagaaagaaagattgatagaaaaaatGATTCCAAGTGCAATCCAAAGTTTCTCACTGGCCTCAAATGCTCGATTGAAGCCAACCCACCCACATCAATgacaactcttgcaaagaaaCACAATGTATCCCTTTCCACAGTGTTCAGAGCTGTGAACAAGAACCTGGGTATGACTAGCTATGTTCGTCACTGCTGTCACCTCCTATCAACCAAGGCCAAAGCAATCAGAGTCGAGAGATGCCCAAAGTTTCTGTCATCCATCAAGCATCAAGGTGAGGAAAAAATTCTCAGATTTGTGAATGAGAAGTTCACTGTGGACACTGAGATGAATCACAGAAATTCACATATGATTGATACAATCCTTCTGACGTCCCCACTGTGTTTAAGACTAAGAATCTTGCCTCTGTGA